The proteins below come from a single Eremothecium sinecaudum strain ATCC 58844 chromosome II, complete sequence genomic window:
- the COG4 gene encoding Golgi transport complex subunit COG4 (Syntenic homolog of Ashbya gossypii AEL328W; Syntenic homolog of Saccharomyces cerevisiae YPR105C (COG4)) — MDNMKFADNGFSNTQDISVDTLSTRLAGYNNVIGNFTTLSQAIKLQEVITKDHKETEKKLKQFFDDSNLKHNQDLRSLELKRTSLTSTLSNFHSSLEQLSKSTELATSICTKVNRVERERDLVEQTLKYIEQCYKLKSNISLVHDALESKNYKLAADAIEEIRLLPSSIFNSAFTNKVVPSSNIPELPSQLLETWTSKLSKIFHDEFFNAAKNNDIGQVTSWFQLFPKIGYSELGVEVYSKYVCNIIADQGRKIMMGQTEKPPMFFCQVLLHLFKMVSTIINDHSKVIAKCYGLQHMTHIMRKVQREADLQAGLVWDTFMETRRIEAMIKELNAWEDNQKQQGGQTAVADYTAPQLPYTINELSLLINEFSSILQNWSMYCRFFTLKWCEFSNNDTSNLEIPDPIAKGAFNHKVTQSLYLFEVLVKYHLHGSFLRALELEELPSLDQFLINADYTHDDLTSYPISTLLEDLVLVIRANLIANVNTGETKVLSHFINSLMKFIQSEYLIKVQQTRLKVILPRLNYSLVLKKYQPPPSDQTANLSRSVSPAPQGNEPGSKLSHFGFNFKSAATSTLTNLQSNLQSVYTDEESVLKLHECLIYINTLAVGEEYFRRILIKEIIEDQPVLLQNNFPFRDDAKQMQEALQWLYKSLKTQNGKLLQWAITQLFENMMQGKLKKMMAPLFTNGSEQNYICSSNDFENISNLNAFVKQWTNLTRPFYNVIYKPAYIEFISLMVDFLCQLLEDKIWLIECNELGALKLDRELGLFISTLCGHHYFLKDKFTRLSQVVLIVGLDNEDFDPSSNDINEQTLSSINWMLNSQERIKARNLRVDKRV, encoded by the coding sequence ATGGACAACATGAAATTTGCTGATAATGGGTTTTCAAATACCCAGGACATAAGTGTGGACACACTCTCTACAAGATTGGCTGGCTATAATAATGTGATAGGGAATTTCACAACCCTTTCTCAGGCTATAAAGTTGCAGGAAGTTATAACAAAAGATCATAAAGAAACTGAAAAGAAGCTAAAACAGttctttgatgattcaaATTTAAAGCATAATCAAGATCTTCGAAGCCTAGAACTAAAAAGAACAAGTCTAACATCTACTCTCTCAAATTTTCACTCATCGTTAGAACAACTGTCAAAATCTACCGAGCTAGCTACTTCAATTTGTACGAAAGTTAATAGGGTTGAGCGTGAAAGAGACCTAGTGGAGCAAACTTTAAAGTATATTGAACAATGTTACAAGCTGAAATCTAATATCTCTCTAGTTCATGATGCATTGGAATCCAAAAACTATAAACTTGCGGCAGACGCTATAGAAGAAATTCGTCTATTGCCCTCCTCGATCTTTAATTCCGCTTTCACAAATAAGGTCGTTCCATCTAGTAATATCCCCGAATTGCCTTCACAACTACTGGAAACATGGACGTCAAAATTATCAAAAATATTTCACGATGAATTCTTTAACGCTGCTAAGAATAACGATATTGGACAGGTTACGTCCTGGTTTCAGTTATTTCCGAAGATAGGGTACTCGGAATTGGGAGTAGAAGTATATTCAAAGTACGTCTGTAATATAATAGCAGACCAAGGAAGAAAGATTATGATGGGCCAGACAGAAAAGCCCCCAATGTTTTTCTGTCAGGTTTTGCTACATTTGTTTAAGATGGTTTCTACAATTATAAATGACCACTCAAAAGTTATTGCGAAGTGTTACGGTTTACAGCATATGACACATATAATGCGTAAAGTACAACGTGAGGCGGATTTACAAGCAGGCTTAGTTTGGGATACATTTATGGAGACTAGAAGGATTGAAGCAATGATAAAAGAATTAAATGCTTGGGAAGATAATCAAAAGCAACAAGGAGGACAAACAGCGGTAGCAGATTACACAGCCCCTCAACTTCCATACACAATAAACGAGCTTTCTCTACTGATCAACGAGTTTTCCTCCATACTACAGAATTGGTCAATGTACTGTAGATTTTTTACCCTCAAGTGGTGTGAGTTTTCTAATAATGACACTTCCAACTTGGAAATCCCAGATCCTATTGCAAAGGGTGCATTTAACCACAAAGTCACACAATCCCTATACTTATTTGAAGTACTTGTCAAGTATCATTTACATGGGTCATTTTTACGAGCACTTGAGCTGGAAGAGCTTCCAAGTCTGGATCAATTCCTAATCAATGCAGATTACACTCATGACGATCTAACAAGCTACCCAATTAGCACTCTACTGGAGGATTTGGTGTTGGTGATAAGAGCCAACCTAATTGCAAATGTGAATACTGGGGAGACAAAGGTCCTTTCACACTTCATTAACAGCTTAATGAAGTTTATTCAGTCAGAATATCTGATTAAAGTGCAACAAACTAGACTAAAAGTAATTCTTCCACGACTAAATTATTCGCTTGTATTAAAGAAATATCAGCCACCCCCTTCGGACCAAACAGCGAACCTGTCGAGGTCGGTTTCACCTGCTCCTCAAGGCAATGAACCGGGCAGTAAGCTGTCTCATTTTGGGTTCAATTTCAAGAGTGCTGCCACAAGTACTTTAACCAATTTGCAATCTAACCTACAATCAGTTTATACTGATGAAGAGAGTGTTTTAAAGTTGCATGAATGTCTAATTTACATTAACACGCTCGCGGTAGGTGAGGAATATTTTAGAAGAATCCTAATCAAGGAGATTATAGAAGACCAGCCAGTCCTATTGCAGAACAACTTCCCCTTCAGGGATGATGCAAAACAAATGCAAGAGGCTTTACAATGGCTTTACAAGAGTTTAAAGACACAAAATGGAAAGCTGCTACAATGGGCCATAACCCAGCTTTTTGAAAATATGATGCAGGGAAAACTAAAAAAGATGATGGCTCCATTATTCACCAATGGATCGGAACAAAATTACATCTGCAGTTCAAATGATTTTGAGAATATCTCAAATCTAAATGCCTTTGTGAAGCAATGGACAAATCTCACCCGTCCATTCTACAATGTCATCTACAAACCCGCATATATCGAATTCATCTCATTAATGGTTGATTTCTTGTGCCAATTACTAGAAGATAAAATCTGGCTCATTGAGTGCAACGAGCTAGGAGCTCTAAAGCTTGATCGTGAACTTGGGCTATTTATCTCTACACTATGTGGACATCACTACTTCCTAAAAGACAAGTTTACAAGGCTTTCGCAGGTCGTTTTAATAGTAGGTTTAGACAACGAGGATTTCGATCCAAGCAGCAACGACATTAATGAACAAACATTGTCTTCTATCAACTGGATGCTCAATTCGCAGGAAAGAATAAAAGCACGAAACCTTCGTGTTGATAAAAGAGTCTAG
- the PIL1 gene encoding lipid-binding protein PIL1 (Syntenic homolog of Ashbya gossypii AEL329W; Syntenic homolog of Saccharomyces cerevisiae YGR086C (PIL1)) translates to MHRTYSLRNSRAPTASQLQNPPPPPSTTKNKFFGKGGIAYSFRKNTAGAFGPELSRKLSQLVKTEKNVLRSIEVAANERRDAAKQLSLWGLENDDDVSDITDKLGVLIYEMSELDDQFIDRYDQYRLTLKSVRDIEGSVQPSRDRKAKITDKIAYLKYKDPQSPKIEILEQELVRAEAESLVAEAQLSNITRSKLRAAFNYQFDSMIEHSEKMALLAGYGKALLELMDDSPVTPGETRPAYDGYEASKQIIIDAEAALNEWTLDSAAVKPSLSIRQDYDEEFEEDDEAQEDWNREEPEEQRQLAPA, encoded by the coding sequence ATGCACCGTACCTACTCGTTAAGAAATTCGAGGGCTCCAACGGCTTCTCAATTACAGAATCCACCACCACCCCCTTCTACTACAAAAAATAAGTTCTTTGGTAAGGGTGGTATTGCTTACTCCTTTAGAAAAAACACGGCAGGAGCCTTTGGGCCAGAGCTCTCTAGGAAGCTTTCTCAGCTAGTGAAGACGGAAAAGAACGTTCTGCGCTCGATTGAGGTTGCTGCTAACGAGCGCAGGGACGCCGCTAAGCAATTGTCTCTCTGGGGTCTGGAAAACGACGACGATGTTTCGGACATTACCGATAAGCTAGGAGTGTTGATTTACGAGATGTCTGAGCTAGACGACCAATTTATTGACCGCTACGACCAGTATCGTTTAACATTAAAGTCTGTTCGTGATATTGAGGGCTCGGTTCAACCATCACGTGATCGCAAAGCAAAAATTACTGACAAGATTGCTTACCTGAAGTACAAAGACCCACAGTCACCTAAAATTGAAATTCTAGAGCAGGAATTAGTTCGTGCGGAGGCAGAATCGTTAGTTGCAGAGGCCCAATTGTCAAACATTACGAGGTCTAAGTTGCGCGCTGCTTTCAATTATCAGTTTGACTCAATGATTGAGCACAGTGAGAAGATGGCTTTGCTAGCTGGTTACGGTAAGGCTCTATTAGAGTTAATGGACGACTCTCCTGTAACTCCAGGTGAAACCAGACCTGCCTACGATGGTTACGAGGCTTCTAAGCAGATTATCATCGATGCAGAGGCTGCTCTAAACGAATGGACCTTGGACTCAGCTGCTGTTAAACCATCCTTATCGATTAGACAGGATTATGACGAGGAgtttgaagaagatgacGAAGCCCAGGAGGATTGGAACAGAGAAGAACCTGAAGAGCAACGGCAATTAGCTCCTGCTTGA
- the ISR1 gene encoding putative protein kinase ISR1 (Syntenic homolog of Ashbya gossypii AEL330C; Syntenic homolog of Saccharomyces cerevisiae YPR106W (ISR1)): MEVSVYCTPPSSPFQGVKGKADGVEVNMRERSWQEDSSSIPTPEVTSSILPYAHASLNLPSPHTPGVALEDSREFGTMAYTIAEFVRILNLQDSQLVADVLKGDKKSPEDYVKRLVWNELSVRRWQMSSNPIGQGSSSYVFAIRDAEGDTSLALKIPLSRNKASIMLHEVLIYSYLAQRAKQSLSKMHIVRFYGIAAITRRQFKRLRSNDVVPALVLDMADYTMRSFTQSRTVTKAQWWKFTNDLLLCLQFLRGNAVVHGDIKTANILVQGYDAYLVDFASASITGTNMKKAVETTLQYSSPSLIEGSRPCYDSDLYAAGLCLLTLITRFEPYQELSMLNSHSTHTSMNSLHEKQWLMNAICKREPIKYNVLKPELHQQWAEELQFLERFFANDTPISLENWITEANSRINDK, translated from the coding sequence ATGGAGGTGAGTGTTTATTGTACACCGCCTTCCTCCCCTTTTCAAGGCGTTAAAGGAAAGGCTGATGGTGTAGAAGTTAATATGAGAGAGAGGTCATGGCAGGAAGATAGTTCTTCTATACCTACACCCGAAGTTACATCATCGATACTGCCCTATGCGCATGCTTCGTTAAACTTGCCATCGCCTCACACTCCGGGGGTGGCTTTGGAGGACAGTAGGGAGTTTGGTACCATGGCGTACACAATTGCGGAATTTGTGAGGATATTGAACCTCCAGGACTCTCAGCTAGTTGCAGATGTGCTTAAAGGAGATAAAAAAAGCCCCGAGGACTATGTGAAGAGGCTAGTCTGGAACGAGTTGAGCGTGCGCAGATGGCAAATGAGTTCAAATCCCATTGGGCAGGGTTCTTCTTCTTATGTTTTTGCTATTCGGGATGCCGAGGGTGATACGAGCCTGGCTCTAAAAATACCTCTTTCTAGAAATAAAGCATCTATAATGTTACACGAGGTCCTAATATACTCGTATTTGGCACAGCGGGCGAAACAGAGTCTTTCAAAAATGCATATAGTTCGTTTCTATGGTATTGCGGCGATAACGCGGCGGCAATTTAAGCGTCTACGGTCTAATGATGTCGTGCCTGCATTAGTGTTGGATATGGCTGATTATACAATGAGGAGCTTTACTCAGAGTCGGACTGTTACGAAAGCACAGTGGTGGAAGTTTACAAACGATCTTCTATTGTGCTTACAGTTCCTTCGCGGTAATGCAGTTGTCCATGGCGACATTAAAACTGCAAATATACTTGTTCAAGGTTACGATGCATACTTGGTAGACttcgcttctgcttcaATTACGGGAACTAATATGAAGAAGGCTGTTGAAACAACTTTACAGTACAGTTCTCCATCCTTGATAGAGGGTAGTAGACCATGCTACGATAGTGATTTGTACGCAGCAGGGTTGTGCCTGCTTACATTGATTACTAGGTTTGAACCATACCAAGAGCTTTCTATGCTAAACTCGCATAGTACCCATACTTCAATGAATTCGTTACACGAAAAGCAATGGCTCATGAATGCAATCTGCAAGCGGGAACCCATCAAGTATAATGTTTTGAAACCGGAGCTACATCAGCAATGGGCAGAAGAATTACAGTTTTTAGAGCGCTTCTTTGCGAATGATACACCTATTTCGCTAGAGAACTGGATTACAGAAGCAAATTCACGGATAAATGATAAATGA
- the YTH1 gene encoding cleavage polyadenylation factor RNA-binding subunit YTH1 (Syntenic homolog of Ashbya gossypii AEL331W; Syntenic homolog of Saccharomyces cerevisiae YPR107C (YTH1)), which translates to MSLIHTDTSNYPFRFVPFLRQEYSFSLNPDRPVCQYYNSKEGPSSCPNGTMCPNKHVLPIFQNKIVCKHWLRGLCKKNDQCEYLHEYNLRKMPECVFFTKNGYCTQSPECQYLHIDPNSKIQQCEYYMMGYCPLGPSCAKKHVKKVICPKYVTGFCPLGKECDWEHPKFAVPNELSKLRIKKDGEINTKKLDEEKERRLNAIINGEIVV; encoded by the coding sequence ATGTCTCTAATACACACAGATACCTCAAACTATCCGTTCCGCTTTGTTCCTTTTCTTCGACAAGAATATTCATTCTCACTAAATCCTGATCGACCGGTATGTCAATATTATAATTCTAAAGAAGGTCCATCGTCATGTCCAAATGGTACTATGTGTCCAAACAAGCACGTACTGCCCATATTCCAGAATAAGATTGTATGTAAGCATTGGTTAAGAGGCTTGTGTAAAAAAAATGACCAATGCGAGTATCTGCACGAATATAATCTGCGTAAAATGCCGGAATGTGTGTTCTTCACAAAGAACGGTTACTGTACTCAGAGTCCTGAGTGTCAGTATTTACATATAGATCCAAACTCAAAGATACAGCAATGTGAGTACTACATGATGGGCTATTGTCCTCTTGGACCGTCATGTGCTAAGAAACATGTTAAGAAAGTCATCTGCCCGAAATATGTTACAGGATTTTGTCCACTGGGAAAGGAGTGTGACTGGGAACATCCGAAGTTTGCAGTACCTAACGAACTGAGCAAGCTTCGTATCAAGAAAGATGGCGAAATCAATACTAAAAAACTGgatgaagaaaaggaaaGAAGGTTAAACGCCATTATTAATGGGGAGATTGTAGTGTGA
- the FUN14 gene encoding Fun14p (Syntenic homolog of Ashbya gossypii AEL332W; Syntenic homolog of Saccharomyces cerevisiae YAL008W (FUN14)) — MFTGGGLLRQAPTFRAAASFLTPMFRSTARKITPPMARVAFPGTASKASPRLMLYLGFTSAGILLPNFKRPVIHNDSILSTLDPSYSRSDLTTTRPVPVTRERFNGKLNYRQLCMGSITGLAFGIIMGKISHALVFVSAFGLLALQWLQSRGIVNKDATKGLSKYVLNMSREQVDLNTLIWEKPSFKVSFLLSFVLAAMNI, encoded by the coding sequence ATGTTTACTGGTGGTGGATTGTTGAGACAGGCCCCAACTTTTCGCGCAGCTGCTTCATTTTTGACTCCTATGTTCAGAAGTACAGCAAGGAAAATTACCCCACCTATGGCAAGAGTTGCTTTCCCTGGCACTGCTTCAAAAGCTTCACCAAGGTTGATGTTATATTTGGGGTTTACTTCCGCAGGGATACTTTTACCTAACTTCAAGAGACCTGTGATTCATAACGATAGTATCTTAAGCACTTTAGACCCAAGCTATTCCCGCTCTGACTTGACTACTACTAGACCAGTCCCTGTCACCCGTgaaagattcaatggaaaATTAAACTATCGGCAGCTTTGTATGGGTTCCATTACCGGTCTTGCATTCGGAATTATAATGGGTAAGATTTCTCACGCGCTAGTATTTGTATCCGCCTTTGGTTTGCTGGCGCTTCAATGGCTACAAAGCCGCGGTATCGTTAATAAAGATGCAACCAAGGGACTATCTAAGTACGTTCTAAACATGAGCCGGGAACAAGTAGACCTAAATACCTTGATATGGGAAAAGCCAAGCTTTAAGGTTTCATTTTTGTTGAGTTTTGTCTTAGCAGCAATGAATATTTAG
- the RTS1 gene encoding protein phosphatase 2A regulatory subunit RTS1 (Syntenic homolog of Ashbya gossypii AEL333W; Syntenic homolog of Saccharomyces cerevisiae YOR014W (RTS1); 1-intron in Ashbya gossypii), producing MMRGFKQKLIKKTTGSSSSNQKKKVKDVNKKPSNSTPSSTASSTLSSSSRSSLDKKDQKGSPGANSEKQPKPKDTGKTSAPTVPANAPAQISGKVKLATAGPLQSVSGLSQKKDDINKQYPTYIAGAVSPPSPPLGGAVHLQREAIPGQEQGQSPNGIDIPRPSHSFERLPTPTKLNPDTDLELIKTPQRHSSSRFEPSRYTQISKLPSFDDVPPEEQIPLFIAKVDQCNIMFDFSDPSFDIHGKEIKRLTLQELIEFIVTNRFTYTEEMYAHVVNMFKINLFRPIPPPVNPVGDVYDPDEDEPVNELAWPHMQCVYEFFLRFVESPDFNHQIAKQYIGQDFILKLLELFDSEDIRERDCLKTTLHRIYGKFLSLRSFIRRSINNIFLQFVYETDRFNGIAELLEILGSIINGFALPLKEEHKVFLVRILIPLHKVRCLSLYHPQLAYCIVQFLEKEPMLTEEVVMGLLRYWPKINSTKEIMFLNEIEDIFEVIEPLEFIKVEVPLFVQLAKCISSPHFQVAEKVLSYWNNEYFLNLCIENAEVILPIIFPALYELTSQLDLESQLDEEGNRNQDPYMLVEQAINSGSWNRAIHAMAFKALKIFLETNPVLYENCNSLYLSSVKESQRRRERREENWHKLQEYVKDLNISSVENPVTISEVSRDQLH from the exons ATGATGCGAGGTTTCAAGCAAAAG TTAATAAAGAAAACTACTGgatcatcttcatcaaatcaaaagaagaaggtcAAGGATGTTAATAAGAAGCCAAGCAATTCCACCCCTTCATCTACGGCAAGTTCTACTTTGAGTAGTTCTTCTAGGTCTTCGTTGGATAAAAAAGATCAGAAAGGCTCACCGGGTGCCAATTCTGAAAAACAACCTAAACCCAAGGATACCGGAAAGACGAGTGCACCCACTGTACCGGCGAATGCACCGGCACAAATATCTGGGAAGGTTAAATTGGCGACTGCAGGTCCCTTACAAAGCGTTAGTGGTTTGTCTCAAAAGAAAGACGACATTAATAAACAGTATCCTACATATATTGCAGGAGCAGTTTCTCCACCAAGCCCTCCGCTTGGTGGTGCGGTTCATTTACAAAGGGAAGCTATTCCCGGACAGGAGCAAGGGCAGTCACCGAATGGAATTGACATTCCTCGTCCGTCGCATTCGTTTGAGAGGTTACCAACTCCAACGAAGTTGAATCCAGATACAGATCTTGAGTTGATAAAGACTCCACAGAGGCATTCTTCATCAAGATTCGAGCCCTCCAGGTATACTCAAATAAGCAAATTACCCAGCTTTGATGATGTACCTCCGGAAGAGCAAATTCCGTTATTCATAGCGAAGGTGGATCAGTGCAATATTATGTTTGACTTTAGCGATCCAAGTTTCGATATACATGGTAAAGAAATCAAACGCCTTACTCTACAAGAATTAATTGAATTTATAGTCACGAATCGATTTACTTACACGGAGGAAATGTATGCCCATGTTGTAAACATGTTCAAGATAAATTTATTCAGGCCGATTCCGCCTCCTGTGAACCCGGTTGGCGATGTATATGATCCGGACGAAGACGAACCAGTTAATGAATTGGCTTGGCCACACATGCAATGCGTCTATGAGTTTTTCTTAAGATTTGTTGAATCGCCGGACTTCAATCACCAAATTGCCAAGCAATACATCGGGCAGGATTTTATCCTAAAACTATTAGAACTATTTGACAGTGAGGATATTAGGGAAAGGGATTGTCTCAAGACTACTCTACACAGAATTTACGGCAAATTTCTATCTCTAAGATCCTTCATCCGGCGTTCTATAAACAACATTTTTCTACAATTCGTCTACGAGACAGACCGTTTTAATGGGATAGCTGAGCTATTAGAGATATTGGGGTCCATAATCAACGGCTTTGCATTGCCCCTAAAGGAAGAGCATAAAGTTTTCCTTGTACGTATTCTAATTCCCTTGCACAAAGTCCGTTGTTTGTCACTATATCATCCACAACTGGCGTATTGTATTGTCCAGTTTTTGGAAAAGGAGCCGATGTTGACAGAAGAAGTCGTTATGGGATTGCTACGTTATTGGCCAAAGATTAACTCAACAAAAGAAATTATGTTTTTGAATGAGATTGAAGATATTTTTGAGGTTATCGAACCGCTGGAATTTATAAAAGTGGAGGTCCCTCTCTTTGTTCAGCTAGCAAAATGTATATCGTCTCCGCATTTTCAGGTCGCCGAAAAAGTATTAAGTTACTGGAACAACGAATACTTTTTAAACCTATGCATTGAGAATGCTGAGGTTATTCTACCGATTATTTTCCCCGCATTGTATGAATTGACTTCACAATTAGATCTGGAATCTCAATTAGATGAGGAAGGTAATAGAAACCAAGACCCTTATATGCTCGTGGAGCAGGCGATTAATTCCGGATCATGGAATCGCGCCATTCATGCCATGGCATTTAAAGCCTTGAAGATATTCTTGGAGACTAACCCGGTGTTATATGAAAACTGTAATTCTTTATATCTATCAAGTGTTAAAGAATCACAGAGACGTCGCGAACGGAGGGAAGAAAACTGGCATAAATTACAGGAGTATGTTAAGGATTTAAATATCAGCAGCGTAGAGAATCCAGTAACGATTAGCGAAGTCAGCAGGGATCAACTCCATTGA
- the SPO7 gene encoding Nem1-Spo7 phosphatase regulatory subunit SPO7 (Syntenic homolog of Ashbya gossypii AEL334W; Syntenic homolog of Saccharomyces cerevisiae YAL009W (SPO7)), with product MSDDLWNKDESSLPSSVEQPEPFVKGVRKVNRVTSGPAIVTRRRRSSSRTSSKNLKSTTDISPASKIFRNLLILEDDLRRQAREQKLLKWQFTLFLSSLMGVAGFAFYELYFSQENIQGLYRVMLQFIFVFIMITVVLFHLSGEYRRTIVIPRKFFTNTNKGIRKFNFKLVKVKTSFSDQVADLVRFISRSLAQANIWLLKIILPASYLENAFPYRFWRSVEIRSQPRIGAVNIKLVLYPRAFSAEIREGWEIYRDEFWAREGARRRRLVNQLTPKKE from the coding sequence ATGTCTGATGATCTGTGGAACAAGGACGAAAGCAGCCTCCCCTCCTCTGTTGAGCAACCAGAGCCCTTTGTTAAGGGCGTAAGGAAGGTTAACAGAGTAACATCAGGACCAGCCATAGTAACTAGAAGGAGGCGATCTAGCAGTAGGACTTCGAGCAAAAATCTAAAAAGTACAACTGATATCTCACCAGCGTCTAAAATATTCAGAAATCTCCTTATACTAGAAGACGACTTAAGACGGCAAGCCAGGGAGCAGAAGCTGCTGAAATGGCAATTCACACTGTTCCTATCAAGTCTAATGGGAGTTGCTGGGTTTGCATTTTACGAACTGTACTTTTCGCAGGAAAACATACAGGGGCTATACAGGGTGATGCTACAGTTTATCTTTGTGTTTATTATGATAACTGTGGTATTATTTCACCTCAGTGGGGAATATAGAAGAACCATTGTAATACCTAGAAAGTTCTTTACGAACACGAATAAGGGAATACGGAAATTCAACTTTAAGTTGGTCAAAGTCAAGACCTCATTTAGCGACCAAGTCGCAGACCTCGTGCGCTTCATCAGCAGGAGCCTTGCACAGGCTAACATCTGGCTTCTGAAAATAATCCTGCCGGCCTCTTACCTTGAAAATGCATTTCCATATCGGTTCTGGCGCTCCGTTGAAATCAGGTCACAACCGAGGATAGGCGCGGTAAACATAAAGCTGGTCCTGTACCCCAGAGCATTCAGTGCTGAAATCAGAGAAGGATGGGAGATATATAGAGATGAATTTTGGGCGCGAGAAGGAGCTAGAAGAAGGAGACTGGTTAACCAATTAACCCCAAAGAAGGAATGA